In Thermoflexus sp., the following proteins share a genomic window:
- a CDS encoding MATE family efflux transporter codes for MPFREIRRAPAGLGIARRVHRGVPAPWTPTLKVVLGLAWPAVLEQLLNIVVDWTDAYLAGHLGTIALAAVGLSGQLTNLVAVFFGALGVGATALVARAVGAGDRDQAGRITLQALLGAGALGLVGMGLAGIGGAWLFAALGAEPAVGAAARVYLNIVALSFPAMAVLFVGNAALRGAGDTLTPMRIWAVVVFANAALAWILSGPWSPFHLGIAGLGMAAALARTLGAVLVGVRLWRGTARLALPHQGLRLEWAVLQRILRVGLPAGAEQLLLQLALLNLTGVITALGTAAYAAHQIGLRVMSLSFLPGWGFAVAASTLTGQALGARQPEAGRRATFSALFLALALMGTMGLALALGGPLLVDLFTEDPEVIAQGAAALRITALIQPAMAVSFVFSGALRGAGDTRYTLLVTATSIWIVRLPIAILFAHGLGWGLPGAWLGMLADFAVRALLFAWRFLSGAWERVRV; via the coding sequence ATGCCGTTCCGTGAAATCCGACGCGCCCCGGCCGGGCTTGGGATTGCCCGCCGTGTCCATCGAGGCGTTCCGGCCCCATGGACCCCGACGCTGAAGGTTGTGCTCGGGCTGGCCTGGCCGGCGGTCCTGGAGCAACTGTTGAACATCGTGGTGGACTGGACGGATGCCTACCTCGCCGGGCATCTGGGAACCATCGCCCTGGCCGCCGTGGGGTTGAGCGGCCAGCTCACGAACCTGGTCGCGGTCTTCTTCGGCGCCCTCGGGGTGGGGGCCACAGCTCTGGTGGCCCGCGCCGTCGGCGCCGGCGACCGGGATCAGGCCGGCCGGATCACCCTCCAGGCGCTGCTCGGCGCGGGAGCCCTCGGGCTGGTCGGGATGGGGCTCGCAGGGATCGGCGGGGCCTGGCTGTTCGCCGCCCTGGGCGCGGAGCCGGCGGTGGGGGCCGCCGCCCGGGTCTATCTGAACATCGTGGCCCTCTCCTTCCCGGCCATGGCTGTCCTCTTTGTGGGCAACGCCGCGCTCCGGGGCGCCGGGGACACGCTCACCCCGATGCGCATCTGGGCGGTGGTGGTCTTCGCCAACGCCGCGCTGGCATGGATTCTATCCGGCCCATGGAGCCCCTTTCATCTGGGCATCGCCGGATTGGGCATGGCGGCGGCCCTGGCCCGGACCCTAGGGGCGGTGCTGGTCGGGGTGCGGTTGTGGCGGGGAACCGCCCGTCTGGCCCTGCCGCATCAGGGGTTAAGGCTCGAATGGGCGGTGCTGCAGCGGATCCTCCGGGTCGGGCTGCCGGCGGGGGCGGAGCAGTTGCTGCTGCAGCTGGCTCTGCTGAATTTGACCGGCGTGATCACGGCCCTGGGGACCGCCGCGTATGCCGCCCATCAGATCGGGCTGCGGGTGATGTCCCTTTCCTTCCTTCCCGGGTGGGGATTCGCCGTGGCCGCCTCCACCCTGACGGGCCAGGCCCTGGGCGCGCGACAACCGGAGGCGGGGAGAAGGGCGACGTTCAGCGCCCTCTTCCTGGCGCTGGCCCTGATGGGAACGATGGGGCTGGCCCTGGCCCTGGGAGGGCCCTTGCTGGTGGATCTGTTCACCGAAGATCCGGAGGTCATCGCTCAGGGCGCGGCGGCCCTGCGGATCACCGCGCTGATCCAGCCGGCCATGGCGGTCAGCTTTGTGTTCTCCGGCGCGTTGCGCGGGGCCGGGGATACCCGTTATACGCTGCTGGTCACGGCCACCTCCATCTGGATCGTTCGTCTCCCCATCGCGATCCTCTTCGCCCATGGGCTGGGCTGGGGGCTGCCCGGCGCCTGGCTGGGCATGCTGGCGGATTTCGCGGTGCGGGCGTTGCTGTTCGCCTGGCGCTTCCTCAGCGGGGCCTGGGAGCGCGTTCGCGTTTGA
- a CDS encoding Mut7-C RNAse domain-containing protein: MSPLANHRSARFVADTMLGRLAKWLRILGYDTHYDPSLDDDALLRIAQAEDRILLTRDHALARRGGPHAFLVDHEDLIQQLRAIREQFGEPADVPFSRCPVCNARLTPVPREAVASCVPAFVWRQYERFHRCPECGRVYWPGTHFERMRSVLKALEIHDLGLDDGQGLRA; this comes from the coding sequence ATGAGTCCGCTGGCAAACCATCGTTCCGCCCGCTTTGTGGCCGATACGATGCTTGGCCGCTTGGCGAAGTGGTTGCGGATCCTGGGTTACGATACCCACTACGATCCCTCCCTCGATGATGACGCCCTGTTGCGCATCGCCCAGGCGGAGGATCGCATCCTGCTCACCCGGGATCATGCCCTGGCTCGCCGGGGAGGACCCCACGCGTTCTTGGTGGACCACGAGGACCTCATCCAGCAACTGCGGGCCATCCGGGAGCAGTTCGGGGAGCCTGCGGACGTCCCGTTCTCCCGCTGCCCGGTGTGCAACGCCCGCCTGACCCCCGTCCCGCGAGAAGCGGTGGCCTCCTGTGTCCCCGCTTTCGTCTGGCGGCAGTATGAACGCTTCCATCGGTGCCCGGAATGCGGCCGCGTTTACTGGCCCGGCACGCATTTTGAGCGGATGCGGTCCGTGCTGAAAGCCCTGGAGATCCATGACCTCGGGCTCGATGATGGTCAGGGTCTCAGAGCCTGA
- a CDS encoding Uma2 family endonuclease, whose protein sequence is MPVMVVDERKRPIPGPYVVRMGGWTLERYLAEAPESPVWEFVRGEVVMHSPATAEHQDVVIFLLRLLAGYCEARGWGKVLAGPAALQVLPDVVRKPDLFVLPPEEISRARGVPLTVRPVLVIGVTSPATRGMDLGEKALEYRAAGIPEYGVVDLEQEEVVAHRVKGGNEAMVRMREGRLVSQGVPGFWLEVGWLFQRPLPPVEPCLRRILGSEQEIGGRLDET, encoded by the coding sequence ATGCCTGTGATGGTCGTGGATGAGCGGAAGCGGCCGATCCCGGGTCCGTATGTGGTGCGGATGGGTGGCTGGACGCTGGAGCGCTATCTGGCGGAGGCTCCCGAGAGCCCGGTCTGGGAGTTCGTGCGCGGGGAGGTCGTGATGCACTCGCCGGCTACGGCTGAACATCAGGACGTCGTGATCTTCCTCCTGCGGCTTCTGGCCGGGTATTGTGAAGCCAGGGGATGGGGGAAAGTTCTGGCGGGCCCCGCAGCCCTTCAGGTGCTCCCGGACGTGGTGCGGAAGCCGGATCTCTTCGTGCTGCCACCAGAGGAGATCTCCCGGGCCCGGGGGGTGCCCCTGACCGTGCGGCCCGTCCTGGTGATCGGGGTGACCAGCCCCGCCACCCGGGGGATGGATCTGGGGGAGAAGGCGCTGGAGTATCGGGCGGCGGGGATCCCGGAGTACGGGGTGGTGGACCTGGAGCAGGAGGAGGTGGTGGCGCACCGGGTGAAAGGTGGCAATGAGGCGATGGTGCGGATGCGGGAAGGGCGGCTGGTCAGCCAGGGGGTGCCAGGGTTCTGGCTGGAGGTGGGATGGCTGTTCCAGAGGCCCCTGCCTCCGGTCGAACCGTGCCTGCGCCGCATCCTGGGGTCAGAGCAGGAGATCGGAGGGCGCCTGGACGAGACATGA
- a CDS encoding Uma2 family endonuclease, whose protein sequence is MGARTRGGRTVEVAELYPPQGQWTEEDFFALPDRNRIVELSEGRLLVPPHPTYTHQTALQNLFLALHALIERHKLGVVRFAPLPVRLWAGKIREPDIFFIAREHVDRIGEQVCGVPDLVVEVTSPATRRTDRVEKFAEYAQAGVLEYWIVDPEAQTVEVYELKGGAYELIGKWGMGQTAHSVLLVGFTVEVDRIFG, encoded by the coding sequence ATGGGAGCTCGAACCCGGGGAGGACGAACGGTGGAGGTGGCGGAACTTTACCCTCCTCAGGGACAGTGGACGGAGGAGGACTTCTTCGCCCTGCCGGATCGGAATCGAATCGTGGAGCTCTCGGAGGGGAGGCTGCTGGTGCCGCCGCATCCCACCTACACGCATCAGACGGCCCTTCAAAACCTGTTTCTGGCGCTTCACGCGTTGATCGAGCGGCACAAGCTGGGGGTGGTTCGCTTTGCTCCTCTCCCCGTCCGCCTGTGGGCGGGCAAGATCCGCGAGCCGGACATCTTCTTTATTGCTCGCGAGCATGTCGATCGCATCGGCGAGCAGGTATGCGGTGTTCCGGACCTCGTCGTTGAGGTCACCTCGCCGGCTACCCGGAGGACAGATCGGGTCGAGAAGTTTGCGGAATATGCCCAGGCAGGGGTGCTGGAATACTGGATTGTTGATCCGGAAGCGCAAACGGTCGAGGTGTATGAGCTGAAGGGCGGAGCCTATGAGCTGATCGGCAAGTGGGGTATGGGCCAGACGGCCCATTCCGTGCTCCTCGTCGGTTTCACCGTGGAGGTGGACCGGATCTTCGGATGA
- a CDS encoding SH3 domain-containing protein, which translates to MQRPIRVRPRPGEGELRASEWLLFFGALLAALLICGGGFWQLQRSMAGALSGPPTATPRPTWTPSPRPSPTPPAPTPTPTLPAAVQVGIFVKVSGAGEQGLSFRRAPSLQAERIRFLPEGTIMRVVGGPKEADGLTWWQLEDPRTGERGWAAGAYLTPSYGP; encoded by the coding sequence ATGCAGCGGCCGATCCGTGTGCGTCCCCGCCCAGGGGAGGGCGAGTTGCGGGCCTCGGAGTGGTTGCTGTTTTTCGGCGCCCTCCTTGCGGCGCTGCTGATCTGTGGAGGAGGGTTCTGGCAGCTCCAGCGATCCATGGCGGGCGCGCTGAGCGGCCCGCCCACCGCCACGCCGCGGCCGACATGGACCCCTTCTCCACGCCCCAGCCCCACCCCTCCGGCGCCTACGCCCACGCCGACCCTCCCCGCCGCTGTCCAGGTGGGGATCTTCGTAAAGGTGAGCGGGGCCGGCGAGCAGGGGCTGAGTTTCCGTCGGGCCCCCAGTCTGCAGGCGGAGCGGATCCGATTCCTTCCCGAAGGGACAATCATGCGGGTGGTCGGCGGCCCGAAGGAAGCGGATGGGTTGACCTGGTGGCAGCTGGAGGATCCACGGACCGGGGAACGGGGCTGGGCGGCGGGCGCCTATCTCACACCGTCCTATGGGCCATAG
- the rnpM gene encoding RNase P modulator RnpM: protein MARKHIPQRTCVGCRQVQAKREMIRIVRTPEGRVEIDPTGKKSGRGAYLHPRRSCWERALKDGRLEYALRIEALREEDRMALVAYAATLPEDEA, encoded by the coding sequence ATGGCGCGGAAGCATATCCCTCAACGCACGTGCGTGGGCTGCCGGCAGGTGCAGGCGAAGCGGGAGATGATCCGCATCGTCCGCACCCCGGAGGGCCGCGTGGAGATCGATCCGACAGGGAAGAAATCCGGTCGGGGAGCGTATCTGCATCCCCGGCGTTCCTGCTGGGAACGGGCCTTGAAGGATGGGCGCCTGGAATACGCCCTGCGGATCGAGGCGCTGCGGGAGGAGGACCGCATGGCGCTGGTGGCCTATGCCGCGACCCTGCCGGAGGATGAAGCGTGA
- the greA gene encoding transcription elongation factor GreA translates to MSEQPIYLTREGYQKLLEELEYLRTVRRQEIAKRLNLAMDEGNYDENAEYEAAKTEQAFVEGRIMMLESMLRRAVIIEETTGPKTFVTLGSWVTIQEEGSSTPERYQVVGSAEADPARGRISNESPLGQALLGRQVGDVITVNAPDGVLRFRILRIE, encoded by the coding sequence ATGAGCGAGCAACCGATCTATCTGACCCGTGAGGGTTATCAGAAGCTCCTTGAAGAGCTGGAGTATCTCCGCACGGTCCGGCGCCAGGAGATCGCGAAGCGGTTGAACCTGGCGATGGACGAAGGCAATTATGATGAAAACGCCGAATACGAGGCCGCCAAGACGGAGCAGGCGTTTGTGGAAGGCCGCATCATGATGCTGGAGTCCATGCTCCGCCGGGCGGTGATCATTGAGGAAACCACGGGCCCTAAAACCTTTGTCACCCTGGGGAGCTGGGTGACCATTCAGGAGGAGGGCAGCTCCACCCCAGAGCGCTATCAGGTGGTCGGCTCGGCCGAGGCGGACCCTGCTCGAGGCCGGATCTCCAATGAGTCCCCGCTGGGGCAGGCTCTCCTGGGGCGCCAGGTGGGGGATGTGATCACCGTCAACGCCCCAGATGGGGTTCTGCGTTTCCGCATCCTCCGCATCGAATAG
- a CDS encoding DUF192 domain-containing protein: MAPRILLYDPDGRLLARLRPCRSWWCRGRGWMFRLRMGEEGLFFVFPRAGRWETAIHMFFVFFPIAAIWLDEAGRIVHAVEARPFRVYIPPRPARYLIEGPVGLLTHARIGEVWTWREEAGGS; encoded by the coding sequence ATGGCCCCGCGGATTCTTCTCTATGACCCGGACGGACGGCTGCTGGCCCGGCTGCGGCCCTGCCGCTCGTGGTGGTGCCGCGGGCGCGGATGGATGTTCCGCCTCCGGATGGGGGAGGAAGGGCTTTTCTTCGTGTTCCCGCGAGCCGGCCGGTGGGAAACCGCCATCCATATGTTCTTCGTGTTCTTCCCCATCGCCGCCATCTGGCTGGATGAGGCCGGGCGGATCGTCCACGCGGTGGAAGCTCGTCCCTTCCGGGTGTATATCCCGCCGCGCCCGGCCCGCTACCTGATCGAAGGTCCCGTGGGTTTGCTGACCCACGCCCGGATCGGGGAGGTCTGGACATGGCGCGAGGAGGCTGGGGGATCCTGA
- the infB gene encoding translation initiation factor IF-2 → MRQNGRKEIEIPASITVRELAALMSVSPIDVIKVLMHNGIMASINQRIDYETAALVAHEFGFEPREQRPPEAAEAEGPSLLWERLYAGEDPSKLKPRPPVVVVLGHVDHGKTTLLDAIRRTNVAAQEVGQITQRIGAYQVEYNGRKITFLDTPGHEAFTQMRARGAQVTDIAVLVVAADDGVMPQTREALAHARAARLPVIVALNKIDKPTANVERVMSQLSELGLVPQEYGGDTIVVKVSAKQRIGIEDLLEAILLVAETREIRANPDRPAVGTVIDARVDKRGPVATLLVQNGTLKQGDIIVAGATYGRVRAMFDDRGRPLKKAPPSTPVEVLGLSDVPEAGDFFEVVESERQARELAERRAAERQRQRQVRRMSLEDLYRRMQAGKVREFNVIVKTDVQGSIEPIISLLQRLVEKHARDQLQLNVLHADAGEVSVSDVTLAAASDAIIIGFNVPVDAAAKRLAENEGVDIRLYNVIYHIEEDLEKALKGMLAPTIQERILGHAEVRQVFKVRGGQVAGCYVRDGEIRRNALVRVLRGGQKIHEGRIASLKRYKDDVTEVRAGYECGVGLEGFHDFATGDILECFIREEIAAA, encoded by the coding sequence ATGCGGCAGAACGGACGGAAAGAGATCGAGATCCCGGCGAGCATTACGGTGCGCGAGCTGGCTGCGCTGATGTCGGTGAGCCCCATCGATGTCATCAAGGTCCTCATGCACAACGGGATTATGGCCAGCATCAACCAGCGCATCGATTATGAAACGGCAGCCTTGGTGGCCCATGAGTTCGGCTTTGAACCCCGGGAGCAGCGGCCGCCGGAGGCCGCGGAAGCGGAAGGCCCTTCTTTGCTCTGGGAGCGCCTCTATGCCGGAGAAGATCCCTCCAAACTGAAGCCGCGGCCGCCCGTCGTCGTGGTCCTCGGCCACGTGGATCACGGGAAGACCACCCTGCTGGACGCCATCCGCCGCACGAACGTGGCGGCCCAGGAGGTAGGGCAGATCACACAGCGGATCGGTGCCTATCAGGTGGAATACAACGGGCGCAAGATCACCTTCCTGGATACGCCGGGCCACGAGGCGTTCACCCAGATGCGAGCCCGCGGCGCCCAGGTCACCGATATCGCCGTCCTGGTGGTGGCTGCCGATGATGGGGTGATGCCCCAGACCCGCGAGGCGCTGGCCCACGCCCGGGCCGCCCGCTTGCCGGTGATCGTGGCCCTCAACAAGATCGATAAGCCCACCGCCAACGTCGAGCGCGTGATGAGCCAGCTCTCGGAGCTCGGCCTGGTTCCCCAGGAATATGGGGGCGACACCATCGTGGTGAAGGTCTCGGCCAAACAGCGCATCGGCATCGAGGATCTCCTGGAGGCGATCCTCTTGGTGGCGGAGACCCGGGAGATCAGGGCCAACCCGGATCGCCCGGCGGTGGGCACGGTGATCGACGCGCGGGTGGATAAGCGCGGGCCGGTGGCCACCCTGCTGGTGCAGAACGGCACCCTCAAACAAGGGGACATCATTGTGGCCGGTGCCACCTACGGTCGGGTCCGCGCCATGTTCGACGACCGGGGCCGTCCGTTGAAGAAGGCGCCTCCCTCCACGCCGGTGGAGGTCCTGGGGCTCTCAGATGTGCCGGAGGCGGGAGATTTCTTTGAGGTGGTGGAAAGCGAGCGCCAGGCCCGGGAGCTGGCGGAGCGGCGGGCGGCCGAGCGCCAGCGACAACGCCAGGTCCGGCGGATGAGCCTGGAAGACCTTTACCGCCGCATGCAGGCGGGAAAGGTTCGCGAATTCAATGTCATCGTCAAGACGGACGTCCAGGGATCCATTGAGCCGATCATCAGTCTCTTGCAGCGGCTGGTGGAGAAGCACGCCCGGGATCAGCTCCAGCTGAACGTCCTGCATGCCGATGCCGGCGAGGTCAGCGTCTCCGATGTCACCCTGGCGGCTGCCTCCGACGCCATCATCATCGGATTCAACGTCCCGGTGGATGCGGCGGCGAAGCGGCTGGCGGAGAACGAGGGGGTGGACATCCGGCTTTACAATGTGATCTATCATATCGAGGAGGACCTGGAGAAGGCCCTGAAGGGCATGCTGGCCCCCACCATCCAGGAACGGATCCTGGGCCACGCCGAGGTCCGCCAGGTCTTCAAGGTGCGGGGGGGCCAGGTGGCGGGCTGTTACGTCCGGGATGGCGAGATCCGGCGGAACGCCCTGGTGCGGGTCCTGCGGGGCGGCCAGAAGATCCACGAAGGCCGCATCGCCTCCCTCAAGCGTTATAAAGACGACGTCACCGAGGTCCGCGCCGGCTACGAATGCGGGGTTGGACTGGAGGGATTCCACGATTTCGCCACGGGGGATATCCTGGAGTGCTTCATCCGGGAGGAGATCGCAGCGGCATAG
- the lysS gene encoding lysine--tRNA ligase, producing MALFREIVRRRLEKVARLRAQGIDPYPPRSRRTHTSAQAIRAFQAVEGGEETVEAVVAGRLTAIRVMGKVTFADLHDGDGRLQLFLRYDDLGEERYRFFQEFFDLGDFIEAEGTMMRTRTGEISLRVRDFRMLAKAIYPPPSRWHGLKDVETRYRRRYLDLMMNPEVREVFRTRAALVRAIRAFLDERGFIEVETPILQPIYGGASARPFVTYHNELKQQLYLRISFELYLKRLLVGMFERVYEIGRDFRNEGISFKHNPEFTQMECYVAYADYEEMMRLTEELIAFAADRVLGRRTLVYQGHEIDLNPPWRRIPLREAILEFAGIDIAQHPTRESLAAAMAARGIEVDPRASRGKLIDDLISKFVEPNLIQPTFVYDYPREISPLAKARPDDPGTVERFEGFIGGMEICNAFTELNDPLDQEQRFLEQGRAREAGDEEAHPMDEDYLDAMRYGMPPNGGLGVGIDRLTMLFTDRRSIREVILFPHLRPRERRQEEAELEELAEG from the coding sequence ATGGCCCTCTTTCGAGAGATCGTCCGCCGCCGTCTGGAAAAGGTCGCCCGCCTCCGGGCCCAGGGCATCGATCCGTATCCGCCGCGTTCGCGGCGCACCCACACCAGCGCGCAGGCGATCCGGGCCTTCCAGGCTGTCGAGGGCGGCGAGGAAACTGTGGAGGCGGTAGTCGCCGGGCGCCTCACGGCGATCCGGGTGATGGGAAAGGTGACCTTCGCGGACCTCCACGACGGCGACGGTCGTCTCCAGCTATTCCTCCGCTACGATGACCTGGGCGAGGAGCGGTATCGTTTCTTCCAGGAATTTTTCGACCTGGGCGATTTCATCGAGGCAGAAGGGACGATGATGCGCACCCGGACCGGGGAGATCTCCCTTCGGGTTCGGGATTTCCGCATGCTGGCCAAGGCGATCTACCCGCCCCCCTCCCGCTGGCACGGCCTGAAGGATGTGGAGACCCGTTACCGGCGTCGCTACCTGGACCTGATGATGAACCCGGAGGTTCGGGAGGTCTTCCGCACCCGCGCGGCCCTCGTCCGGGCCATCCGGGCCTTCCTGGACGAACGAGGGTTCATCGAGGTGGAGACGCCGATCCTGCAGCCGATTTACGGCGGGGCCTCCGCTCGTCCCTTCGTGACCTATCACAACGAGCTGAAGCAGCAACTCTACCTACGGATCAGCTTTGAGCTCTACCTCAAGCGTCTGCTGGTGGGGATGTTCGAGCGGGTATATGAGATCGGCCGCGATTTCCGCAACGAGGGGATTTCCTTCAAGCACAATCCGGAATTCACCCAGATGGAATGCTACGTGGCCTACGCCGATTATGAGGAGATGATGCGGCTGACGGAGGAGCTGATCGCCTTCGCCGCCGATCGGGTGCTGGGGCGCCGTACCCTGGTTTACCAGGGCCACGAGATCGATCTCAATCCGCCCTGGCGCCGCATCCCCCTCCGGGAGGCCATCCTGGAGTTCGCAGGGATCGACATCGCCCAGCACCCCACCCGGGAATCCCTGGCCGCCGCCATGGCGGCCCGCGGCATCGAGGTCGACCCTCGCGCCAGTCGGGGCAAGCTGATCGATGACCTGATCTCGAAGTTCGTGGAGCCCAACCTCATCCAGCCGACTTTCGTTTATGATTACCCTCGGGAGATCTCGCCCCTGGCCAAGGCCCGCCCGGACGATCCGGGGACGGTGGAACGTTTCGAGGGATTCATCGGAGGCATGGAGATCTGCAATGCCTTCACGGAGCTGAACGACCCGCTGGATCAGGAGCAGCGGTTCCTGGAACAGGGACGGGCGCGCGAGGCTGGAGATGAGGAGGCGCATCCGATGGATGAGGACTATCTGGATGCAATGCGCTATGGGATGCCTCCGAACGGAGGCCTGGGGGTGGGGATCGACCGTCTGACCATGCTCTTTACCGATCGGCGCTCGATCCGGGAGGTGATCCTGTTCCCGCACCTTCGGCCCCGGGAACGCCGTCAGGAGGAGGCCGAACTGGAAGAACTGGCGGAAGGTTAG
- a CDS encoding LysM peptidoglycan-binding domain-containing M23 family metallopeptidase — protein MARGGWGILMGLALSLALARPALAQEPVRYTVQPGDTLTRIAARFGSTVSEIAATNGLANPNLIYVGQVLLIPADASAPSPGRIHIVQPGETLYRIALRYGTTVERLMALNNLNSPNRIFAGQVLRIPEEARGAPTVWPSPFVEIEVGAAPAVQGRVFPVRVRLSEPAALEATFLGVNYPLAPTAEGGEGLLAVPAMQAPGVYPLALTARRSDGQTVRVHLQVRVDAGPYGREAIRLPPDRQNLLDPRLIREEREKVLAACTPFEPEQRWSGPFRYPVENPEVTSPFGTRRSYNGGPYTSYHEGLDLRGAIGTPVYAPADGLVALAGPLIVRGNAVILRHGWGVCSGYWHLSAVAVQAGQRVKAGDLLGYVGNTGLSTGAHLHWEIRVRGIPVDPRQWVEGVE, from the coding sequence ATGGCGCGAGGAGGCTGGGGGATCCTGATGGGGCTGGCTTTGAGCCTCGCGCTGGCTCGGCCCGCCCTCGCGCAGGAGCCGGTCCGCTACACTGTGCAACCCGGAGATACCCTCACCCGCATCGCGGCGCGCTTCGGGAGCACCGTGTCGGAGATCGCGGCGACCAACGGCCTGGCAAATCCCAACCTGATCTATGTGGGCCAGGTGCTCCTCATCCCCGCCGACGCCTCCGCCCCTTCCCCTGGACGGATTCATATCGTTCAGCCCGGGGAGACCCTGTATCGCATCGCGCTGCGCTATGGCACTACCGTGGAGCGCCTGATGGCCCTGAACAATCTAAATAGCCCCAACCGGATCTTCGCCGGACAGGTCCTTCGGATCCCGGAGGAAGCCCGGGGCGCTCCCACCGTCTGGCCCTCGCCGTTTGTGGAGATCGAGGTGGGCGCAGCTCCAGCGGTTCAGGGACGGGTGTTTCCGGTGCGCGTTCGCCTCTCCGAGCCGGCGGCGCTGGAGGCGACCTTCCTGGGCGTGAACTATCCCCTGGCGCCGACGGCGGAGGGCGGGGAAGGGCTGCTGGCCGTGCCGGCGATGCAGGCCCCCGGAGTATATCCCCTGGCCCTCACCGCCCGCCGCTCCGACGGTCAGACGGTGCGTGTCCACCTCCAGGTGCGGGTGGACGCCGGGCCTTACGGGCGGGAAGCGATCCGCCTGCCGCCGGATCGCCAGAACCTGCTCGACCCCCGGCTGATTCGGGAGGAGCGGGAGAAGGTACTGGCCGCCTGCACGCCCTTCGAGCCCGAGCAGCGCTGGAGCGGCCCCTTCCGGTATCCGGTGGAGAACCCCGAGGTGACCTCTCCCTTTGGCACCCGGCGTTCGTATAATGGGGGGCCTTACACCAGTTACCACGAGGGCCTGGACCTCCGGGGAGCCATCGGGACGCCGGTTTATGCGCCGGCTGACGGCCTGGTCGCCCTCGCTGGGCCGCTGATCGTGCGGGGCAACGCCGTGATCCTCCGGCACGGCTGGGGGGTATGCAGCGGCTACTGGCACCTCAGCGCGGTGGCCGTTCAAGCCGGGCAGCGGGTGAAGGCGGGGGATCTGCTGGGCTACGTGGGGAACACCGGCCTCTCCACCGGCGCCCACCTGCACTGGGAAATCCGGGTGCGGGGCATCCCCGTCGATCCGCGCCAGTGGGTGGAAGGGGTCGAGTAA